From Lonchura striata isolate bLonStr1 chromosome 3, bLonStr1.mat, whole genome shotgun sequence, one genomic window encodes:
- the BMP2 gene encoding bone morphogenetic protein 2, which yields MVAVTRSLLALLLCQALLGGAAGLMPEVGRRRFSEPGRAASAAQRPEDLLSEFELRLLHMFGLKRRPSPGKDVVIPPYMLDLYRLHAGQQLGQPAALGFPLERAASRANTVRSFHHEEVLEELPEMRGKTARRFFFNLTSIPHEESITSAELQIFRKQVHGAFENNSSYHHRINIYEIIKPATATSKDPVTRLLDTRLVHHNASKWESFDVTPAVLRWIAHGQPNHGFVVEVVHLDKENSASKRHVRISRSLHQDEDSWSQLRPLLVTFGHDGKGHPLHKREKRQAKHKQRKRHKYSCKRHPLYVDFNDVGWNDWIVAPPGYSAFYCHGECPFPLADHLNSTNHAIVQTLVNSVNSKIPKACCVPTELSAISMLYLDENEKVVLKNYQDMVVEGCGCR from the exons ATGGTTGCCGTGACCCGCTCGCtcctggcgctgctgctctgccaggcgCTGCtgggcggcgcggccgggctcATGCCGGAGGTGGGTCGGCGGCGCTTCAGCGAGCCGGGCCGCGCCGCCTCGGCCGCGCAGCGCCCCGAGGACCTGCTCAGCGAGTTCGAGCTGCGCCTGCTCCACATGTTCGGGCTGAAGCGGCGGCCCAGCCCCGGCAAGGACGTCGTCATCCCGCCCTACATGCTGGACCTCTACCGCCTGCACGcggggcagcagctggggcagccgGCGGCGCTGGGCTTCCCGCTGGAGCGGGCGGCCAGCCGCGCCAACACCGTCCGCAGCTTCCACCACGAAG AAGTTTTGGAAGAACTGCCAGAAATGAGAGGGAAAACAGCACGGCGTTTCTTCTTTAATTTAACTTCCATCCCTCATGAGGAGTCTATCACCTCAGCGGAACTCCAGATTTTTCGGAAACAGGTGCACGGAGCCTTTGAGAACAACAGCAGCTACCATCATCGtattaatatttatgaaattataaagccagccacagccacctctAAGGACCCTGTCACAAGACTTTTGGACACCAGGTTGGTGCATCATAATGCAAGTAAATGGGAAAGTTTTGATGTAACGCCAGCTGTTTTGAGGTGGATTGCACATGGACAACCTAATCATGGGTTTGTGGTAGAAGTGGTTCACTTGGACAAAGAGAACAGTGCCTCCAAGAGGCACGTTAGGATTAGCAGGTCTTTACATCAGGATGAAGATAGCTGGTCTCAGCTCAGGCCATTGTTAGTGACGTTTGGGCATGATGGCAAGGGACACCCGCTCCATAAAAGAGAAAAGCGTCAAGCGAAACACAAACAGCGTAAACGCCACAAATACAGTTGCAAAAGGCATCCGTTATATGTGGACTTCAATGATGTGGGGTGGAATGACTGGATTGTTGCCCCGCCGGGGTATAGTGCCTTTTACTGCCATGGGGAATGTCCTTTTCCACTGGCAGATCATCTAAACTCAACAAACCATGCCATTGTTCAGACTTTGGTCAATTCAGTGAATTCCAAAATCCCCAAGGCTTGCTGTGTGCCGACAGAACTGAGTGCTATTTCCATGCTCTACCttgatgaaaatgaaaaagttgTATTAAAGAACTATCAAGATATGGTTGTGGAGGGTTGTGGGTGCCGCTAA